One genomic region from Streptomyces sp. NBC_00457 encodes:
- a CDS encoding CocE/NonD family hydrolase: MSRRVPRSRVPLVLALGAALTAPLALTSPATATGRYGQYTVTALKFTVQAGGRTCTVDADLYRPAGVDAAHPAPAVLATNGFGGSKNDGSTDAIGKAFAERGYVSLVYSGLGFGRSGCLISLDDPAIDGEAASRLVDFLAGKRAADDGTNADFVTQDGPGDPRVGMIGGSYGGAIQLATAAVDHRVDALVPMITWNNLAYSLDPNNVLGSGSVPGVFKWQWTNGFYLIGEGQPLLEPSLDPSRINSLACLHFVTKACDTVRTLNSGSYPADKTADMLAYAHSVSPVSYLSRVEAPTLLVQGQADSLFNLNEATATYKALKAQGTPTKMIWQSWGHSGGLTDPASGELNLSQGNLDSSYVGKRILAWFDRYLHNQRTVDTGPAFAYYRDWITDPGRTYATADQVPAPGRKMYLSGDGKLVDNRKKVARGSRTYTNWLISTSHSESSLTGIIGLPDPAPYDTPGTYLGWTSEPLTRTVDVVGAPRATLKVVSPKTERTQDSGNAADKLVLFAKLYDVAPDGTKTLVHRLVAPVRVPDVTKSFTVTLPGIVHRYEKGHRLRFVIAASDDAYFGNRGIKPVTVVSAPHDTGVLELPVAGGS, translated from the coding sequence GTGTCCCGACGTGTGCCCAGATCCCGCGTCCCGCTCGTCCTCGCTCTCGGCGCCGCCCTCACCGCACCCCTCGCACTCACCTCACCCGCCACCGCGACCGGCCGCTACGGCCAATACACCGTCACCGCACTGAAGTTCACCGTCCAGGCCGGTGGCCGCACCTGCACCGTCGACGCCGACCTGTACCGGCCCGCCGGCGTGGACGCCGCCCACCCCGCACCCGCCGTGCTCGCCACCAACGGCTTCGGCGGCAGCAAGAACGACGGCTCGACCGACGCCATCGGCAAGGCGTTCGCCGAGCGCGGCTATGTCTCCCTGGTCTACTCGGGGCTCGGCTTCGGCCGGAGCGGCTGTCTCATCTCGCTGGACGACCCGGCCATCGACGGTGAGGCGGCCTCGCGGCTCGTCGACTTCCTGGCCGGTAAGCGGGCCGCCGACGACGGCACGAATGCCGACTTCGTGACCCAGGACGGCCCCGGCGATCCCCGGGTCGGCATGATCGGCGGCTCCTACGGCGGCGCCATCCAGCTGGCGACGGCCGCCGTGGACCACCGGGTCGACGCGCTCGTCCCGATGATCACCTGGAACAACCTCGCCTACTCCCTCGACCCGAACAACGTCCTCGGCAGCGGCAGCGTCCCCGGCGTCTTCAAATGGCAGTGGACCAACGGCTTCTACCTCATAGGAGAGGGCCAGCCCCTGCTGGAGCCCAGCCTCGACCCGTCCCGGATCAACTCCCTCGCCTGTCTGCACTTCGTCACCAAGGCCTGCGACACCGTCCGCACCCTCAACTCCGGCAGCTACCCGGCCGACAAGACCGCCGACATGCTCGCCTACGCGCACAGCGTGTCCCCGGTGTCGTACCTCAGCCGCGTCGAGGCGCCCACGCTGCTGGTCCAGGGGCAGGCCGACAGCCTGTTCAACCTCAACGAGGCGACGGCGACGTACAAGGCGCTCAAGGCGCAGGGCACCCCCACCAAGATGATCTGGCAGTCCTGGGGGCACAGCGGCGGCCTCACCGATCCGGCGTCCGGCGAACTCAACCTGAGCCAGGGCAACCTGGACTCCTCCTACGTCGGCAAGCGCATCCTCGCCTGGTTCGACCGCTACCTACACAACCAGCGCACCGTCGACACGGGCCCGGCCTTCGCCTACTACCGCGACTGGATCACCGACCCCGGCCGTACGTACGCCACGGCGGACCAAGTGCCCGCGCCGGGCCGGAAGATGTACCTCTCCGGCGACGGCAAGCTCGTCGACAACCGCAAGAAGGTGGCGCGCGGCAGCCGTACGTACACCAACTGGCTGATCTCCACGAGCCATTCGGAGAGTTCACTGACCGGGATCATCGGGCTGCCCGATCCGGCGCCGTACGACACACCGGGCACCTACCTGGGATGGACCAGCGAGCCGCTGACCCGGACGGTCGATGTCGTGGGGGCGCCGAGGGCCACGCTCAAAGTGGTCTCCCCGAAGACCGAGCGGACGCAGGATTCGGGCAACGCCGCCGACAAGCTCGTCCTGTTCGCCAAGCTGTACGACGTCGCGCCCGACGGCACCAAGACGCTGGTCCACCGGCTGGTCGCGCCGGTCCGTGTTCCCGACGTCACCAAGAGTTTCACCGTGACGCTGCCCGGGATCGTGCACCGGTACGAGAAGGGGCACCGGCTGCGGTTCGTGATCGCGGCGAGCGACGACGCGTACTTCGGGAACCGGGGGATCAAGCCGGTGACCGTGGTCAGCGCGCCTCACGACACGGGGGTGCTGGAGCTGCCGGTGGCGGGTGGCTCATGA
- a CDS encoding S66 peptidase family protein, whose translation MKQLVRPSRLAPGARVAVVAPSGPVAEERLQAGLDLLRGWDLEPVVAPHVLGRHGELDYLAGTDAQRAADLQNAWCDPSVDAVLCARGGYGALRMVDLLDWDAMRAAGPKVFVGFSDITALHEAFATRLGLVTLYGPTAAGADFTKNARAQEHLRATLLAPETVRTIESRGSALVPGRARGVTYGGCLCLLVSDLGSPHARTDTRGGLLMIEDVGEQPYRIDRMLTQLLRAERLDGVTGIALGSWSECGAYDALRAVFADRLGGLGIPVMEEFGFGHCDGALTIPFGLEAELDADTGTLTFDQPALR comes from the coding sequence GTGAAGCAGTTGGTACGTCCGTCCCGGCTGGCCCCCGGCGCCCGCGTGGCCGTCGTCGCGCCCAGCGGACCCGTGGCCGAGGAACGACTGCAGGCCGGACTCGACCTGTTGCGCGGCTGGGACCTCGAGCCGGTCGTCGCACCCCATGTCCTCGGCCGACACGGCGAGTTGGACTACCTCGCGGGCACCGACGCGCAGCGGGCCGCCGATCTGCAGAACGCCTGGTGCGATCCGTCCGTCGACGCCGTGCTGTGCGCCCGCGGCGGCTACGGCGCGCTGCGGATGGTCGATCTGCTGGACTGGGACGCGATGCGCGCGGCCGGGCCGAAGGTGTTCGTGGGCTTCAGCGACATCACCGCGCTGCACGAGGCGTTCGCCACGCGGCTGGGGCTGGTCACGCTGTACGGGCCGACGGCCGCGGGCGCCGACTTCACCAAGAACGCCCGGGCCCAGGAGCACCTGAGGGCGACCCTCCTCGCCCCCGAGACGGTCCGCACCATCGAGTCGCGGGGCAGCGCTCTGGTCCCCGGGCGGGCCCGGGGCGTCACCTACGGAGGCTGCCTCTGCCTCCTAGTGTCCGACCTCGGCTCACCCCACGCCCGCACAGACACTCGCGGCGGGCTGCTGATGATCGAGGACGTCGGCGAACAGCCGTACCGGATCGACCGGATGCTGACCCAACTCCTGCGCGCGGAACGGCTCGACGGCGTCACCGGGATCGCGCTCGGCTCGTGGAGCGAATGCGGTGCTTACGACGCACTGCGCGCCGTGTTCGCCGACCGGCTCGGCGGACTGGGCATCCCGGTCATGGAGGAGTTCGGGTTCGGCCACTGTGACGGGGCGTTGACCATCCCCTTCGGACTGGAGGCCGAACTCGACGCCGACACCGGCACGTTGACGTTCGACCAACCCGCGCTGCGCTGA
- a CDS encoding dipeptidyl-peptidase 5 — protein sequence MELAFGSWPSPIDAALAAAHDGHPEYVGFVGDEAWWTEPRPTEGGRRTLVRRRTDGTEESMLPAPWNVRSRVIEYGGQPWAGVAGPLVVFVNFADQRLYRYEPGSEPRPLTPAGPRWAEPQVRLDVGEVWCVMEEFTGEAPTDVRRVLAAVPLDGSAAEDRDAVRELTDDRHRFVTGPRISPDGRRAAWLAWDHPRMPWDGTELVVAEVDGVFRAARTVAGGPGESIAQVDWAPDGSLLYASDRSGWWNLYSDGRPLCPREEEFGGPLWKLGQRWFAPLESGLIAVVHGRGATTLGILDPETGEVVDAAGPWTEFAPALAAHGERVVAVGASPRTAYEVVELDARTGRAQVIGAAHQDAVDPAYCPEPHIRTFTGPAGREIHAHLYPPHHPACGAPCDELPPYVVWAHGGPTSRAPLVLDLAIAYFTSRGIGVAEVNYGGSTGYGRAYRDRLREQWGVVDVEDCAAVALALADEGTADRDRLAVRGGSAGGWTAAASLATTDVYACGTIIYPVLDLTGWGAGETHDFESQYLESLVGPLAEVPARYVERSPAEHADRITAPFLLLQGLDDVICPPTQCERFLARMEGRRVPHAYITFEGEGHGFRRADTMIRALEAELSLYAQVFGLHPPGIDTLELTK from the coding sequence ATGGAGCTGGCCTTCGGCTCATGGCCGTCCCCGATCGACGCGGCCCTCGCCGCCGCGCACGACGGGCACCCCGAGTATGTCGGCTTCGTCGGCGACGAGGCCTGGTGGACCGAGCCACGGCCCACGGAGGGCGGACGGCGCACGCTCGTGAGGCGTCGTACCGACGGCACCGAGGAGTCCATGCTGCCCGCGCCGTGGAACGTGCGCAGTCGCGTCATCGAGTACGGCGGACAGCCCTGGGCCGGTGTCGCCGGACCGCTCGTCGTGTTCGTGAACTTCGCCGACCAGCGGCTGTACCGGTACGAGCCGGGCAGCGAGCCGCGTCCGCTGACGCCGGCCGGACCGCGCTGGGCCGAGCCGCAGGTGCGCCTGGACGTCGGTGAAGTGTGGTGCGTGATGGAGGAGTTCACCGGCGAGGCGCCCACCGACGTACGCCGCGTGCTCGCCGCGGTGCCGCTGGACGGCTCGGCGGCCGAGGACCGGGACGCCGTACGCGAACTGACCGACGACCGGCACCGGTTCGTGACCGGGCCGAGGATCTCGCCCGACGGGCGGCGTGCGGCCTGGCTCGCCTGGGACCATCCGCGGATGCCGTGGGACGGCACGGAACTCGTCGTCGCGGAGGTGGACGGTGTCTTCCGTGCGGCGCGCACCGTCGCCGGCGGCCCCGGGGAGTCCATCGCGCAGGTGGACTGGGCGCCCGACGGCTCCCTGCTGTACGCGAGCGACCGCTCCGGCTGGTGGAACCTCTACAGCGACGGCCGACCGCTCTGCCCGCGCGAGGAGGAGTTCGGCGGTCCGCTGTGGAAGCTCGGCCAGCGCTGGTTCGCCCCGTTGGAGAGCGGACTGATCGCCGTCGTGCACGGCCGGGGCGCCACCACGCTCGGCATCCTCGACCCGGAGACCGGCGAGGTCGTCGACGCCGCCGGCCCCTGGACCGAGTTCGCGCCGGCGCTCGCGGCGCACGGCGAGCGGGTCGTCGCCGTCGGGGCGAGCCCGCGCACCGCGTACGAGGTGGTGGAACTGGACGCCCGGACCGGCCGCGCCCAGGTGATCGGCGCCGCGCACCAGGACGCGGTCGACCCCGCCTACTGCCCCGAACCGCACATCCGCACCTTCACCGGCCCGGCCGGACGCGAGATCCACGCGCACCTCTACCCGCCCCACCACCCCGCCTGCGGCGCACCATGCGACGAGTTGCCGCCGTACGTCGTCTGGGCGCACGGCGGGCCCACCAGCAGGGCGCCGCTCGTGCTCGACCTGGCGATCGCCTACTTCACCTCGCGCGGCATCGGAGTCGCCGAGGTCAACTACGGCGGCTCCACCGGATACGGACGGGCGTACCGGGACCGGCTGCGTGAGCAGTGGGGCGTGGTCGACGTCGAGGACTGCGCGGCCGTCGCGCTGGCCCTCGCCGACGAGGGCACCGCGGACCGTGACCGGCTCGCCGTCCGGGGCGGCAGCGCGGGCGGCTGGACGGCCGCCGCGTCGCTGGCCACGACCGATGTCTACGCCTGCGGCACGATCATCTACCCGGTTCTCGACCTGACCGGCTGGGGAGCGGGGGAGACCCACGACTTCGAGTCCCAGTACCTGGAGTCGCTCGTCGGGCCGCTCGCCGAGGTGCCCGCGCGGTACGTGGAGCGCTCGCCCGCCGAGCACGCCGACCGGATCACCGCGCCCTTCCTGCTGTTGCAGGGCCTGGACGACGTGATCTGCCCGCCCACGCAGTGCGAGCGCTTCCTGGCCCGCATGGAGGGCCGGCGCGTGCCGCACGCGTACATCACCTTCGAAGGGGAGGGACACGGATTCCGCCGGGCCGACACCATGATCCGCGCCCTGGAGGCCGAACTCTCCCTGTACGCACAGGTCTTCGGCCTGCACCCGCCCGGCATCGACACCCTGGAGCTGACCAAGTGA
- a CDS encoding M20/M25/M40 family metallo-hydrolase, which yields MADQQALDEVVRFTSDLIRIDTTNRGGGDCRERPAAEYAAERLAGAGLEPTLLERTRGRTNVVARIEGTDPSADALLVHGHLDVVPAEAADWSVHPFSGEIRDGVVWGRGAVDMKNMDAMILAVVRAWAREGVRPRRDLVIAFTADEEASAEDGSGFLADQHPGLFEGCTEGVSESGAFTFHDGGGRQIYPIAAGERGTGWLKLTARGRAGHGSKVNRENAVTRLAAAIARIGDHEWPLRLTPTVSAALTELAALYGIEADLDDVDGLLQKLGPVAKLVESTVRNSANPTMLDAGYKVNVIPGEAVAYVDGRYLFGAEDEFRATLDRLTGPDVDWEFHHREVALQAPVDSPTYARMRAAVEEFAPEGHVVPYCMSGGTDAKQFSRLGITGYGFTPLKLPEGFDYQALFHGVDERVPVEALHFGVHVLDRFLRTA from the coding sequence ATGGCTGACCAGCAGGCGCTGGACGAGGTGGTCCGGTTCACGTCCGACCTCATCCGCATCGACACCACCAACCGCGGGGGCGGCGACTGCCGGGAGCGGCCCGCCGCCGAGTACGCGGCGGAGCGGCTGGCCGGGGCGGGCCTGGAGCCGACGCTGCTGGAGCGCACCCGGGGCCGTACGAACGTCGTCGCCCGGATCGAGGGCACGGACCCGTCCGCGGACGCGCTCCTCGTCCACGGTCATCTGGACGTCGTACCCGCCGAAGCCGCCGACTGGAGCGTGCACCCTTTCTCCGGGGAGATCCGCGACGGCGTCGTCTGGGGGCGCGGCGCGGTCGACATGAAGAACATGGACGCGATGATCCTCGCGGTCGTGCGCGCCTGGGCGCGCGAGGGCGTACGGCCCCGACGGGACCTCGTCATCGCGTTCACCGCCGACGAGGAGGCGAGCGCGGAGGACGGGTCCGGGTTCCTCGCCGACCAGCACCCGGGACTCTTCGAGGGCTGCACCGAGGGCGTCAGCGAGTCGGGGGCGTTCACCTTCCACGACGGCGGCGGGCGCCAGATCTACCCCATCGCCGCAGGTGAGCGCGGTACCGGCTGGCTGAAGCTCACCGCGCGCGGACGGGCCGGACACGGCTCCAAGGTGAACCGGGAGAACGCGGTGACCCGCCTCGCCGCCGCCATCGCCCGGATCGGCGACCACGAGTGGCCGCTCCGGCTGACCCCGACGGTCAGCGCGGCCCTCACCGAACTCGCCGCCCTCTACGGCATCGAGGCCGACCTCGACGACGTGGACGGGCTGCTGCAGAAGCTCGGCCCGGTGGCCAAGCTGGTCGAGTCCACCGTACGCAACAGCGCCAACCCGACGATGCTGGACGCCGGTTACAAGGTCAATGTGATCCCGGGGGAGGCCGTCGCGTACGTGGACGGGCGGTATCTCTTCGGCGCCGAGGACGAGTTCCGCGCGACCCTCGACCGGCTCACCGGACCGGACGTGGACTGGGAGTTCCACCATCGCGAGGTCGCCCTCCAGGCGCCGGTCGACTCGCCGACGTACGCGCGGATGCGTGCCGCGGTCGAGGAGTTCGCGCCCGAGGGGCATGTGGTGCCGTACTGCATGTCCGGCGGCACGGACGCCAAGCAGTTCTCCCGGCTCGGCATCACCGGCTACGGCTTCACCCCGCTGAAGCTCCCCGAAGGCTTCGACTACCAGGCCCTCTTCCACGGAGTCGACGAGCGGGTCCCCGTCGAGGCGCTGCACTTCGGTGTCCACGTCCTGGACCGCTTCCTGCGGACGGCCTAG
- a CDS encoding M55 family metallopeptidase encodes MKILISADMEGATGVTWPADVLPGTPQWERCRSMFTSDVNAAVLGFYDGGADDVLINEAHWTMRNLLLERLDERAQMLTGRHKSLSMVEGVQHGDVDGIAFVGYHAGAGMEGVLAHTYLANSITGVWVNDVRASEGLLNAHVVAEYGVPVVLVTGDDVACEDALGYAPEALKVAVKDHVSRYAAVCRTPARAASDIRAAAKEAAALAVRHEPVAGGPFTVALEFDAEHLAMAATVVPGVERIGERKVAYTSDTMYEGIRTFKAVTTIVSAAVEEQYG; translated from the coding sequence ATGAAGATCCTCATCAGCGCCGACATGGAGGGCGCGACGGGCGTCACCTGGCCGGCCGATGTGCTGCCGGGGACACCGCAGTGGGAGCGGTGCCGGTCGATGTTCACCTCGGATGTGAACGCGGCCGTGCTGGGCTTCTACGACGGCGGCGCGGACGACGTGCTCATCAACGAAGCGCACTGGACGATGCGCAATCTGCTCCTCGAACGGCTCGACGAGCGGGCCCAGATGCTCACCGGGCGGCACAAGTCCCTCTCCATGGTGGAGGGCGTGCAGCACGGCGACGTGGACGGCATCGCGTTCGTCGGCTATCACGCGGGCGCCGGCATGGAGGGCGTCCTCGCCCACACCTACCTCGCCAACTCCATCACGGGGGTGTGGGTCAACGACGTACGGGCGAGCGAGGGGCTGCTCAACGCGCACGTGGTCGCCGAGTACGGGGTGCCCGTCGTCCTCGTCACGGGTGACGACGTGGCCTGCGAGGACGCGCTCGGGTACGCGCCCGAGGCGCTGAAGGTCGCCGTCAAGGACCATGTGTCGCGGTACGCGGCCGTGTGCCGTACGCCGGCCAGGGCCGCCTCCGACATCCGGGCCGCGGCCAAGGAGGCGGCGGCGCTGGCGGTGCGGCACGAGCCCGTCGCCGGGGGACCGTTCACCGTCGCCCTGGAGTTTGACGCCGAGCATCTGGCGATGGCCGCGACCGTCGTGCCGGGGGTGGAGCGGATCGGGGAGCGGAAGGTGGCGTACACCAGCGACACCATGTATGAGGGGATCCGTACCTTCAAGGCGGTCACCACGATCGTCTCGGCCGCGGTGGAGGAGCAGTATGGCTGA
- a CDS encoding 4-oxalocrotonate tautomerase family protein, with protein MPFANFKVPAGTLDEKQKEQIVTRVTELYVEIYGERARATTLVLVEEVPDGGWGIGGHVLTLAELQESAPDGA; from the coding sequence ATGCCGTTCGCCAACTTCAAGGTCCCCGCCGGCACCCTCGACGAGAAGCAGAAGGAGCAGATCGTCACCCGTGTCACCGAGTTGTACGTCGAGATCTACGGTGAGCGTGCCCGCGCCACCACCCTGGTCCTGGTCGAGGAGGTCCCCGACGGCGGCTGGGGCATCGGCGGCCACGTCCTGACCCTGGCCGAGCTCCAGGAATCGGCACCCGATGGGGCATGA
- a CDS encoding helix-turn-helix transcriptional regulator, producing the protein MPRPELSAFLKSRRDRVRPADVGLTAGPRRRVPGLRREEVAQLAGLSADYYTELERGRGAQPSAQVVAALARALRLNDDERDHLFHLADRPVPPAAHGPTAHVQPALLGLLDRLTTTPAQIITDLHETLVQNELAVALVGRAAEVRGPRASLVYRWFTDPDARTLYPVEDHPHHSRVFVADLQAVAARRGRDGEVQRMVAALRRHSAEFAALWDTHDVALRRADHKRIVHPALGVIELDCHSLFSEDGHQRLLWFSAPPGTEGAARLELLSVIGTQDMAADTSG; encoded by the coding sequence GTGCCCCGTCCCGAACTCTCCGCGTTCCTGAAGTCCCGCCGTGATCGTGTCCGGCCGGCCGATGTGGGCCTGACCGCCGGGCCCCGGCGGCGGGTGCCCGGTCTGCGCCGGGAGGAGGTCGCGCAGCTCGCGGGCCTGTCGGCGGACTACTACACGGAGTTGGAGCGGGGCCGGGGTGCCCAGCCCTCGGCCCAGGTCGTGGCCGCCCTCGCCCGCGCCCTCAGGCTGAACGACGACGAGCGCGACCACCTGTTCCACCTCGCCGACCGCCCGGTGCCCCCGGCGGCGCACGGCCCGACCGCGCACGTCCAGCCCGCCCTGCTCGGTCTGCTGGACCGGCTCACGACCACACCGGCCCAGATCATCACCGACCTGCACGAGACCCTCGTGCAGAACGAACTGGCCGTCGCCCTGGTCGGTCGGGCCGCCGAGGTGCGCGGTCCGCGGGCGAGTCTCGTGTACCGCTGGTTCACCGACCCGGACGCCCGCACGCTCTATCCGGTCGAGGACCACCCGCACCATTCCCGCGTCTTCGTGGCCGACCTCCAGGCGGTGGCGGCCCGGCGGGGCCGGGACGGCGAGGTGCAGCGGATGGTGGCCGCGCTGCGGCGGCACAGCGCGGAGTTCGCCGCCTTGTGGGACACCCACGACGTGGCCCTGCGCAGGGCCGACCACAAGCGCATCGTCCACCCCGCCCTCGGCGTCATCGAGCTGGACTGCCACAGCCTGTTCAGCGAGGACGGCCACCAGCGTCTGCTGTGGTTCTCGGCCCCGCCCGGCACCGAGGGCGCCGCCCGACTGGAGCTGCTGTCCGTCATCGGCACCCAGGACATGGCCGCCGACACAAGCGGCTGA
- a CDS encoding ABC transporter permease has protein sequence MSGALGRVVRAGVGRRRVQTAVIVLTTLLSVAASVLAVGLLVASQAPFDRAFARQHGAHLTAEFASVAPGKLAQTASADGVKAAAGPFAVTSVRLSPAHGGPPGITPPPLTVAGRASADAAVDDLGLVTGRWAKEPGEIVLEAGSGNPGMGPGSTVYAGDVELTVVGIAESVGESADAWVVPAQLTALDAQPSYQMLYRFTDADSRADIAAGRDAIAAAVPARTLTGTQSYLDVKQAAEATTAAYIPFVTAFALLGLAMSVLVIGIVVSGAVSAATRRIGILKSLGLTPLQVGRAYVAQALIPAAVGAALGVALGGLLAVPLMAELAAAYGTGMLLIPLWVNLVVPAGVLAVVALTAFGPALRAARLRTASVLGVGRAATAARGRGVRQLLGRLPLPRPVTLGLAGPFARPARSGTMAAAVAFGALAVTFAVGLGSTLFAIQRDGEPDLAAGEVTVRTMSPPQPGAAPGGPVDPDVVAAAIKSRPETASSYRTARSEVRVAGLKGGVPVVAYDGDAAHSRHSMVSGRWFDTSGEAVAGSRFLTVTGVKVGDTVTLSEQGRTVRLRIVGEVFDLSEEGMTVRTSFSALAPLDIDYLPSDFSVRLKSGADARSYVDSLNADLEATGGEAALTEQGESTVIRAMRALIAMLTAMLVTVACLGVLNTVVLDTRDRTRDLGIFKALGMTPRQTVAQVLTAVAGIGLAAGAIGVPLGVALHGYVMPEMGRAVGVRFPSELIDVYDVPDLTLLALSGVLIAVAGALLPAGWAARTRVAGALRAE, from the coding sequence ATGAGCGGGGCGCTGGGGAGGGTCGTACGGGCCGGTGTCGGCAGGCGCCGGGTGCAGACCGCGGTGATCGTGCTGACGACGCTGCTGTCTGTGGCCGCGTCCGTGCTGGCGGTGGGGCTGCTGGTGGCGTCGCAGGCACCGTTCGACCGGGCCTTCGCGCGGCAGCACGGGGCGCATCTGACGGCGGAGTTCGCCTCAGTGGCGCCGGGGAAGCTCGCGCAGACCGCTTCCGCCGACGGCGTAAAGGCCGCCGCGGGCCCGTTCGCCGTGACCTCCGTCCGTCTCAGCCCCGCCCACGGGGGCCCGCCCGGCATCACCCCGCCGCCCCTCACCGTGGCCGGACGGGCCTCGGCCGACGCCGCCGTGGACGACCTCGGACTGGTCACGGGCCGATGGGCGAAAGAGCCCGGCGAGATCGTGCTGGAGGCGGGATCCGGCAACCCCGGCATGGGGCCCGGCAGCACCGTCTACGCCGGGGACGTGGAGCTGACCGTGGTCGGCATCGCCGAGTCCGTGGGCGAGAGCGCCGACGCGTGGGTCGTACCGGCGCAGTTGACGGCTCTGGACGCGCAGCCGTCGTACCAGATGCTCTACCGCTTCACCGACGCGGACAGCCGCGCCGATATCGCCGCCGGACGTGACGCGATCGCCGCCGCCGTGCCCGCCCGCACGCTCACCGGCACGCAGTCCTATCTGGACGTCAAGCAGGCCGCCGAGGCCACCACGGCCGCGTACATCCCCTTCGTGACCGCCTTCGCCCTGCTGGGCCTGGCCATGTCGGTGCTGGTGATCGGCATCGTGGTGAGCGGCGCGGTGAGTGCCGCGACCCGGCGCATCGGCATCCTGAAGTCCCTCGGGCTCACCCCGCTCCAGGTGGGGCGGGCCTATGTGGCGCAGGCGTTGATCCCGGCGGCGGTGGGCGCCGCGCTGGGTGTGGCACTGGGCGGTCTGCTCGCCGTGCCGCTGATGGCGGAGCTGGCGGCGGCCTACGGGACGGGCATGCTGCTGATCCCGCTGTGGGTGAACCTGGTGGTGCCGGCCGGCGTCCTCGCGGTGGTCGCCCTCACCGCGTTCGGCCCCGCACTGCGGGCGGCCCGGCTGCGCACCGCCTCGGTGCTCGGGGTCGGTCGCGCAGCAACCGCCGCCCGGGGACGCGGAGTTCGGCAGCTGCTGGGCCGGCTGCCGCTGCCGCGCCCGGTGACCCTGGGCCTGGCGGGTCCGTTCGCCCGGCCCGCCCGCTCGGGCACGATGGCCGCGGCGGTGGCGTTCGGGGCGCTGGCGGTGACGTTCGCGGTCGGGCTGGGCAGCACGCTCTTCGCGATCCAGCGGGACGGCGAACCCGACCTGGCGGCGGGCGAGGTGACCGTACGCACGATGTCGCCGCCGCAACCCGGGGCGGCGCCCGGCGGCCCGGTGGATCCGGACGTGGTGGCGGCCGCGATCAAGTCCCGGCCGGAGACGGCCTCGTCCTACCGCACCGCCCGGTCCGAGGTGCGTGTGGCGGGCCTGAAGGGCGGGGTGCCGGTGGTGGCGTACGACGGGGACGCGGCGCACAGCCGGCACAGCATGGTGTCCGGCCGCTGGTTCGACACGAGCGGCGAGGCGGTCGCCGGTTCGCGCTTCCTGACGGTGACGGGTGTGAAGGTCGGGGACACGGTGACGTTGAGCGAGCAGGGCCGGACCGTCCGGTTGCGGATCGTGGGGGAGGTCTTCGACCTGAGCGAGGAGGGGATGACCGTCCGGACCTCGTTCTCGGCACTGGCGCCGCTCGACATCGACTACCTGCCGAGCGATTTCAGTGTGCGGCTCAAGTCCGGTGCGGATGCGCGGAGTTATGTCGACTCCTTGAACGCGGATCTCGAGGCGACCGGCGGGGAGGCGGCCCTCACCGAGCAGGGCGAGTCGACCGTGATCCGGGCCATGCGGGCGCTGATCGCGATGCTCACCGCCATGCTGGTGACGGTCGCCTGCCTCGGCGTCCTCAACACGGTCGTGCTCGACACCCGCGACCGGACCCGCGACCTCGGCATCTTCAAGGCCCTCGGCATGACACCGCGCCAGACCGTCGCCCAGGTCCTCACCGCCGTGGCCGGCATCGGCCTGGCCGCCGGGGCGATCGGCGTCCCGCTCGGGGTGGCGCTGCACGGGTACGTCATGCCGGAGATGGGGCGGGCCGTGGGGGTGCGCTTCCCGTCGGAACTCATCGATGTGTACGACGTCCCCGATCTGACCCTGCTGGCGCTTTCCGGCGTGCTGATCGCCGTCGCCGGGGCACTGCTGCCGGCGGGGTGGGCGGCGCGGACGCGGGTGGCGGGGGCGTTGCGGGCGGAGTGA